A genome region from Pseudomonas sp. N3-W includes the following:
- a CDS encoding DUF2334 domain-containing protein — protein sequence MADPANPPTLLLVLHDVAPATWADYQPFVEAVDALGDIPMTWLVVPDFHKHNALEAHPGFRRLLSSRVQQGDELALHGYFHCDDGPAAATPRDWFMRRIYTHEGEFYALAEDAALARLRAGIEVFVRYNWPLHGFVAPAWLMSDGTRQALRQLPLTYTSDAQHLYRLPDFTALDAPGLVWSARSAWRRGLSKILSDQRQQRWRHAAVIRLGLHPVDMRHEFSRNYWLQTLKHLLEEGRVPMTKAAWLALQAARPGRAA from the coding sequence ATGGCTGATCCCGCGAACCCGCCTACCCTGTTGCTGGTGCTGCACGACGTGGCGCCTGCTACCTGGGCCGATTACCAGCCATTCGTCGAAGCGGTTGATGCCCTCGGCGACATACCGATGACCTGGCTGGTGGTGCCAGACTTTCACAAGCACAACGCCCTTGAGGCACACCCGGGTTTTCGTCGCCTGTTGAGCAGCCGCGTCCAGCAGGGTGACGAACTGGCGTTGCACGGCTACTTTCATTGTGACGACGGCCCGGCGGCGGCAACTCCACGAGACTGGTTCATGCGACGGATCTACACCCACGAAGGCGAGTTCTACGCACTGGCCGAAGACGCGGCCCTTGCCCGCCTGCGCGCCGGCATCGAGGTCTTTGTGCGCTACAACTGGCCACTGCACGGATTTGTCGCCCCGGCCTGGCTAATGAGCGATGGCACCCGCCAGGCCTTGCGCCAACTGCCGCTGACGTACACCAGCGATGCACAGCATCTTTATCGTCTGCCGGATTTCACCGCCCTCGATGCGCCCGGACTGGTCTGGAGCGCCCGCAGTGCCTGGCGGCGTGGATTGTCAAAAATACTCAGCGACCAGCGCCAACAGCGTTGGCGGCACGCAGCGGTAATTCGCCTGGGGCTGCACCCGGTGGACATGCGCCATGAATTCTCACGCAACTATTGGCTGCAAACCCTCAAGCATTTGCTCGAAGAAGGCCGAGTGCCGATGACCAAAGCCGCCTGGCTCGCCTTGCAAGCCGCCCGCCCTGGTCGCGCCGCATGA
- the purU gene encoding formyltetrahydrofolate deformylase: MRTFRLVIACPDRVGIVAKVSNFLASHNGWITEASHHSDNLSGWFFMRHEIRADSLPFGIEAFREAFAPIAQEFSMNWRITDTAQKKRVVLMASRESHCLADLLHRWHSDELDCEISCVISNHDDLRSMVEWHGIPYYHVPVNPQDKEPAFAEVSRLVKQHDAEVVVLARYMQILPPELCSEYAHKVINIHHSFLPSFVGAKPYHQASLRGVKLIGATCHYVTEELDAGPIIEQDVVRVSHSDSIEDMVRFGRDVEKMVLARGLRYHLEDRVLVHGNKTVVF; the protein is encoded by the coding sequence ATGCGCACTTTTCGGCTGGTGATTGCTTGCCCGGACCGCGTCGGCATCGTTGCTAAAGTCAGTAACTTTCTGGCGTCACATAACGGCTGGATCACTGAAGCGAGCCATCACTCGGACAATCTCAGTGGCTGGTTCTTCATGCGTCACGAAATTCGTGCCGATTCGCTGCCTTTCGGTATCGAAGCGTTCCGCGAAGCGTTTGCGCCGATTGCGCAAGAGTTTTCGATGAACTGGCGCATTACCGATACCGCCCAGAAAAAACGCGTGGTGTTGATGGCCAGTCGTGAGTCCCACTGTCTGGCCGACTTGTTGCACCGCTGGCACAGCGATGAACTGGACTGTGAAATCTCCTGCGTGATTTCCAACCACGACGACTTGCGCAGCATGGTCGAGTGGCACGGCATTCCTTATTACCATGTGCCGGTCAATCCGCAGGACAAGGAACCGGCCTTCGCCGAAGTCTCGCGCCTGGTCAAACAGCATGATGCCGAAGTCGTTGTACTTGCCCGCTACATGCAGATCCTGCCGCCGGAGTTGTGCAGCGAATATGCGCACAAGGTGATCAACATCCACCACAGCTTCCTGCCGTCGTTTGTCGGCGCCAAGCCTTATCATCAAGCGTCGCTGCGTGGTGTGAAGTTGATCGGTGCCACGTGCCACTACGTAACCGAGGAGCTGGACGCCGGTCCGATCATCGAGCAGGACGTGGTACGCGTCAGCCACAGCGACAGCATTGAAGACATGGTGCGTTTCGGCCGTGACGTCGAGAAGATGGTGTTGGCCCGCGGTCTGCGTTATCACCTTGAAGACCGGGTGCTGGTGCACGGCAACAAGACTGTGGTGTTCTGA
- a CDS encoding lysylphosphatidylglycerol synthase transmembrane domain-containing protein — protein MSRAIVLIVALLAAVLIPALLGGGETWSRLGHFPLTWLLVMFGMILLCWLINTLRLRLLLGDQRDRVSPVKSLGVVMAAEFAYCATPGGSGGPLTIMALLARNGVRPARGSAVFAMDQLSDLLFFLCALSGIFIYALFQHLSQRMEWMLTVSAVSMFAGLFTCVLVARYHRLLIRLSGRLLIRLNIKPATRLRWARKLLHFLAAFTDTLKLPWQTLITVFALTCLHWALRYSVLYLALRGLGADVQWAWSFLIQMLSLSAGQFSLLPGGAGAAELTSAALLAPMVGKSTAAAAILIWRAVTYYFYLIVGGPVFLLMLGRPLLKKLLRFRQA, from the coding sequence ATGAGTCGCGCCATTGTGTTGATCGTCGCCTTGCTGGCGGCGGTACTGATTCCGGCACTGTTGGGCGGTGGCGAAACCTGGTCGCGACTGGGGCACTTTCCGCTGACGTGGCTGCTGGTGATGTTCGGCATGATCCTGTTGTGCTGGTTGATCAACACCCTGCGCCTGCGTTTGTTGCTGGGCGATCAGCGCGACCGGGTCAGCCCGGTCAAAAGCCTGGGCGTGGTGATGGCCGCCGAATTCGCCTACTGCGCCACGCCGGGCGGCAGCGGCGGGCCGCTGACGATCATGGCCCTGCTGGCGCGCAATGGCGTACGTCCGGCCAGAGGCAGCGCCGTATTCGCCATGGACCAATTGAGCGATCTGCTGTTTTTTCTGTGTGCCCTGAGCGGGATTTTCATTTATGCACTGTTTCAACACCTCAGCCAGCGCATGGAATGGATGCTGACGGTCAGCGCCGTTTCGATGTTCGCCGGGCTGTTCACTTGCGTGCTGGTTGCTCGCTATCATCGATTGCTGATTCGCCTCAGTGGCCGACTGCTCATTCGCCTCAATATCAAGCCGGCCACACGGCTGCGCTGGGCGCGCAAACTGCTGCACTTTCTGGCGGCTTTCACGGACACGCTGAAGTTGCCCTGGCAAACCCTGATCACGGTATTTGCCCTGACCTGCCTGCATTGGGCGCTACGTTACAGCGTGCTGTATCTGGCGTTGCGCGGGTTGGGCGCGGACGTGCAATGGGCCTGGAGTTTTCTGATCCAGATGCTCTCACTCAGTGCCGGGCAGTTCAGCCTGCTGCCGGGGGGTGCCGGGGCAGCGGAATTGACGTCGGCAGCACTGCTGGCGCCGATGGTGGGCAAATCCACTGCAGCGGCAGCGATTCTGATCTGGCGGGCGGTGACGTATTACTTCTATTTGATTGTCGGCGGGCCGGTGTTTTTGCTGATGCTTGGGCGCCCGCTCCTGAAAAAGCTGCTGAGGTTCAGACAGGCTTAG
- a CDS encoding glycosyltransferase family 1 protein, whose product MFIVHIADITMFYAPASGGVRTYLDAKHRRLGVKPGIRHSLLIPGPHPSEQDGVYEVPAPALPFGKGYRFPLRLAPWRNVLHDLQPDLIEVGDPYLTAWAALDARRQLDVPVIGFYHSDLPLLAGNRMGHWVTPNVEAYVSRLYGNFDRVLAPSQVMADKLIGLGVRNVYVQPLGVDLQTFNPDARDPGLRAELGINDDTRLLIFAGRGSKEKNLPVLLSCMKRLGHRYHLLLVGSSMPNQVPRNVTVIDEFCPATQVARLMASADALLHAGDQETFGLVILEAMASGIPVVAVAAGAFTEIVTDQCGLLCTPDNPLAMANAVRELFSQGSMHRGQQARRHVEQHYSWDTVVNSLLGHYHAVLGSQLPLTANG is encoded by the coding sequence ATGTTCATCGTGCATATCGCCGACATAACCATGTTCTACGCCCCTGCCAGCGGCGGCGTGCGCACTTATCTGGATGCCAAACACCGTCGCCTGGGCGTCAAGCCGGGCATTCGCCACAGCCTGCTGATCCCCGGCCCGCACCCAAGCGAACAGGACGGCGTGTACGAGGTGCCGGCCCCCGCCCTGCCCTTCGGCAAGGGCTATCGCTTCCCTCTGCGCCTGGCCCCTTGGCGAAACGTCCTGCACGATTTGCAGCCCGATCTGATCGAAGTCGGCGATCCTTACCTCACGGCCTGGGCGGCGCTGGATGCACGACGGCAACTGGATGTGCCTGTGATCGGCTTTTATCACTCGGATTTACCGCTGTTGGCCGGTAACCGCATGGGCCATTGGGTAACGCCGAATGTCGAAGCGTATGTCAGCAGGCTCTACGGCAACTTCGACCGGGTTCTGGCCCCAAGCCAGGTGATGGCCGACAAACTGATCGGGCTCGGGGTTCGTAACGTCTACGTGCAACCTTTAGGTGTGGACCTGCAAACCTTCAACCCCGATGCCCGTGATCCGGGTCTGCGGGCCGAACTGGGCATCAATGATGACACTCGCCTGCTGATCTTTGCAGGGCGCGGGTCCAAGGAAAAGAACTTGCCTGTACTGCTCAGTTGCATGAAACGTCTGGGGCATCGTTATCACTTGTTGCTCGTGGGCTCTTCGATGCCGAACCAGGTGCCACGCAATGTCACTGTTATTGATGAGTTTTGCCCGGCGACGCAGGTCGCACGCTTGATGGCCAGTGCCGACGCACTGCTGCACGCCGGCGATCAGGAAACGTTCGGGCTGGTGATTCTTGAGGCCATGGCCAGCGGCATTCCGGTCGTAGCCGTGGCGGCCGGGGCGTTTACCGAAATTGTCACCGATCAATGTGGCCTACTCTGCACACCGGACAATCCCCTGGCCATGGCCAACGCTGTGCGCGAACTATTCAGCCAGGGCAGTATGCACCGGGGTCAGCAAGCGCGGCGCCATGTCGAGCAGCATTATTCCTGGGATACGGTGGTCAACAGCCTGTTGGGGCACTATCACGCCGTGCTCGGCAGCCAGTTGCCGCTGACCGCCAATGGCTGA